The Syngnathus scovelli strain Florida chromosome 11, RoL_Ssco_1.2, whole genome shotgun sequence region CTCTTCTGCAGTGGAGGTGcactatgatgatgatgattatctgATTAAAAGCCTTTTTGATTCCACGACAGGAGAGCTAACAAACAGTAGCATCCGCAGGAGAGTCCACTACGATGTCTGCAGGTATGTATCATGCATGAATATTGACATTATTTTGCCGTGCATTTTTCAGTGAACGCCAGGCTCTCTTTAAAAATAATAGTGTTTGTCCTCCCACTCGTCACACATGGAGTGAAGAGAATACATTTTTCTTCTTGCCTTGGCTGCTGTTTCCTTCTGCTCTTCAATTATTCACGTGTGTTTTTGAATATTTCAAACACAGCTCTGCAGctcccctttaaaaaaaaaaaaagtcatttatttGCTCTTTAGCGCAACCTGAATGAGAAGCAGCCGGTaccttttctgtgtgtgtgtgtgcgtgtgtgtgtgtttgactgcAGTGATGTTGTCAGCAGGATGCTGCATGCGAGGCTCCTGGTGCTGGTCGCAttgtgatgttcatgcatggcttcGTCGTGAGAAGAAGACagggtgaaaaaagaaaaaaaagaaaaagcagacgCTGGTGGTTTTACTTTGAAATTGTCCAATGCAGCAGATGGGGCGTCCTAGTTTACGAGGTGCTTCAATGCAGCGACTGTGCCTGCATTGAAGCAATTGAcatgcaaggcaaggcaaggcaaggcaaggcaaggcaaggcaaggcacagCCCGCCGTCGTATTAATTGCACTCGGGGAACTTCTTTTATAAAGGTGCACGTTGAGGAAGTATCGAGTGTTGATTGTCTCAAGTTTACCTGACCTACTTGTGCCACACGCAGTCCCGCCCTGAGAGACGCCCGGACCGTTCTCCGCACCCTAACGACGCACAAGCGCAGTCCCCCCCGAAAGGCGCAGTCCTCTCCCAGCCGCCTCTCGCCGCCACCATGACGGTCGCCACGGGCGACCCGTCCGACGAGGCGGCGGCGCACCCGGGCCACCCGCTGGACTACGACCCGGAGGCGGATCACGAGTGCTGCGAGCGGGTGGTGATCAACATCTCCGGGCTACGCTTCGAGACCCAGCTCAAGACCCTGTCGCAGTTCCCCGAGACGCTGCTCGGGGACCCCAAAAAGAGGATGCGCTACTTCGACCCGCTGCGCAACGAGTACTTTTTCGACCGGAACAGACCCAGCTTCGACGCCATCCTCTACTACTACCAGTCAGGCGGGCGGTTGAGAAGGCCGGTGAACGTCACGCTGGACATCTTCTCCGAGGAGATCCGCTTCTACGAGCTGGGCGACGAAGCCATCGAGATATTCCGCGAGGACGAAGGCTTCATCAAGGAGGAGGAGCGCCCGCTCCCTGACAACGAGTTTCAGAGACAAGTGTGGCTGCTTTTCGAGTACCCGGAGAGCTCGGGCCCAGCTCGGATTATCGCCATCATCTCCGTCATGGTCATCTTGATCTCCATCGTCAGTTTCTGCCTGGAGACCCTCCCCGTCTTCCGCAACGACGAGGGCGACATGCACAAGTCCCACGCTGAGATCTTTTCCCCCGAGACCAACACCACGGTCATCAGGTACACGTCGACCTACTTCACCGACCCCTTCTTCATCCTGGAAACGCTGTGCATCATCTGGTTCTCCTTTGAGTTTCTGGTGCGCTTCTTTGCCTGCCCCAGCAAAGCGGGCTTCTTTGGCAACCTCATGAACATCATTGACATCGTGGCCATCATCCCATATTTCATCACGCTGGGCACGGAGCTGGCAGACAGTCCGGATGACGGCCAAGCcggacagcaggccatgtctttgGCCATCCTCAGGGTGATCCGTCTGGTGCGAGTGTTCCGAATTTTCAAGCTCTCGCGCCACTCCAAGGGGCTTCAGATCCTGGGCCAGACCCTCAAAGCCAGCATGAGGGAGCTGGGACTGctcatcttcttcctcttcatcgGCGTCATTCTCTTCTCGAGCGCGGTGTACTTTGCAGAGGCCGACGAGCGGCAGTCCCAATTTGAAAGCATCCCGGACGCCTTCTGGTGGGCTGTGGTCTCCATGACCACGGTGGGCTACGGCGACATGGTGCCCACCACCATCGGGGGCAAGATCGTGGGCTCCCTGTGTGCCATCGCCGGCGTGCTGACCATCGCTTTGCCGGTACCCGTCATCGTGTCCAACTTCAACTACTTCTACCACCGGGAGACGGAAGGAGAGGAGCAGGCGCAGTACCTCCAGGTCAACGTGCCCAAGAGCGAATCGGGCGAGGAGCTAAAGAAGAGTCGCAGCGGATCCACCATCAGCAAGTCGGACTACATGGAAATCCAGGAAGCGGTCAACAACAGCAACGAGGACTTCGGCCAGGAGAACCTCAAGACGGCCAACTGCACGCTAGCCAACACAAACTACGTCAACATCACCAAGATGCTTACAGACGTGTAGAGATGAAAAAACATCATATAACGGCAATAGAATTCAGGAATGAGATGCTTTTCACGCCACGCTTCATTCCTGCCTTTAATGCGGTCAAACCGAgccagattttcttttttttttttgcatttgcatGGAGATTTTTAGAAGGAAGAAAAACTCAAACGTCACATCAATGCCAACCCAAAAAAagcaatgaggaaaaaaatagctTTTGAAAAGTTAAGAGCACACTGAAGTCACCTGATCCCTCACCGCCCAGTGTGCACTGCTTTGCTTAGACACGAGATATTTAGGCGTCAGcataaatagcaaaaaaaaacaaaaaacatgagcCAGATATGTTTCTCACCGATGGTTTGGGCAATGATGAATGACAGCCATCAGCACCACATACGTATGCCTGTGCTGGGACACCTTAGTAGTCAGTATCTGATGAGTGACTGTGAATGGCCTTGACGCCTCGCTGCTCTTACGCAACGTGTTACTACGATGCAAACTCTGCTTTGCCCTCCATTCAGCTCAACTGGTCTTATAGCGCAGAGCAACTTGAATGTTTCTTCTCgggctctttttctttttttacataaaCAACGTACATAGTAGCTGGTCAGTGGGTCCTCAGTCAAGCTGGGCATACGTTGCCAATTAAGTCCCATTCTCACCTGATTCCAAAACAGCAAGGCAAGATTTTTAATCAGGACATTTGTAGTCGTCCCGGTGCTATTGGCAACTTGCAAGAGTCTTGGGCTACGGCAGTCCGTTTGACGTGGCGAAAAAGAACCAAGAACAGGCTTTAATGTACCTGTGTTGCTTTTGTTGATTGTGTGTGCTAAAAATGCCTCGACAGTTTCGTCTGCCTTTTACGAGTCCCTGTCATCGCAGCCGCAAGTTATTTCCTTTCCATTATGTGCAATCCAAAAGTATGCTGGCCCGAAAGTGTTCAAAAGGTCACGTTGTACAGCACTTAAAATGAACTCTGTAACATTTTTCTCAAATGTCACAGTGTATGCccggctttctttttttttttcccgtgagGAAACACACCCAACCACAAAACCCTGACCCTTCCACCTCGACGCCTTTGCCAAGTTGCCGTGAAAAGCACATTGCGGACATTACTGAACTGCTTAGGATGCCGTCGTTAGCATAGAAACTTTTAAGAAgaatggatgtaaaaaaaaaaaaaaagtctttctcAGTCTTGCATGACATCCACTTCATCTCTAGAAGCATGACTTTTGCCTTCAAGAAGAAGCTCACTGACTTTAGagacaaaaaaatgtatttctaaatataAACAAATATACGCATATAGACAGAATGCATATACAGTACACTTCACCAGAGACTTGTGATGCAGATTATTGCCATAATGAAGCTAACGTTTAATAGTgagtgccaaagacacacacacaccatttccGATCATACCTCGGGGTGATATATTTAAAACGAGTTAATACCACAGAGGTTTCACTTGCCGATTAATTAGCGAGAACGCTGGGCTTGTCTTGAAAGATTGACGGTTTTGATTTCGGATGGCATCCAGAGAAGAATAGCTGCCATTGGCTACATATTTATTCCCATTAAAACCCGGATTGGAATGAAAATGCTTAACGTTTGGAATATTCTACCCGATTAAGAAGATTCCGATCGAGGTTTTATTCTGGGGTGCTTCATGTCGATTGATAATCCGATCAGTGCGCATCATAGCATTTATTCGGAAATGTCGTAACAAACTTGCATATCTGCAGTACACGCGTTTTTGTGATTCCCAGAAGCAGAGCTAGCCCAAAACATGGTTAAGTGTTACTTGATGTAGCGGTGCAAATGAGAAAAATACGCAAAATAACGCTAACGTTTAAAATGGAAAGGTTTTGTTGACACAGAGGTCACTACGGCTTCTTGTATGACAACTGTGTATTTGGTCAAGGCAGCCAGGCAGTCCCAcctatccgtccgtccgtccatgctGATGGTGACAATCACCAGCAGTGTAGCATAGATTGGTCCTCCTGAGTCCCAGGTTTGACATTTGGCTTCTGGATGGtgactagtgtgtgtgtgtgtgtggggggggagacgACATTTGTCTGCTTGTAGCATGCAGCGTTTTCAATGAAGCCTCCACGCCGTGTCTATTTTTAGGCTTCCGACTTGATGCAACAGTAACAACACGTGTCACGCCACCGCTGCGCCAGCCCACGTCCGCTGCTCTCACGCGGCCCCTCAAACCTACGGAAAAGTCCACTGAAATGAGTaactacaactggagaggaatcACTTTAGTCTATTCATTTCTGCAcagaattttaaaaatgtttttccttTTAGTATTCACTTTTTAAACAAACGTTTTTTATATTAGATGGAATGAACAGGTGAAGCACAAATGccttggttttgtttttcatttccagATGATTTGATGAATTGTATAAGACCCatccatttaaaagaaaaagaaaagttacTTTTCTACTAGTTTCAGTCCCATTTTGTGTAATTTCCTAAATTCTCATGAGAATTGGAGAAGGTGCATTTCAGTAGgatattttttaaatggcacaacaacaaaaaccataTTTGCCTATGCATGCCGACACATTTCACTGTAAATATTTTTGTCCAAACCCGCCGTAGCAGGAATGCACAACATTGACTTTTGTGTTGAAAACACAGCCAGCTGAGTGGAGTCAACATCAATTTCGTGCATATTTTATCGATCATTGACATTACGTTCATTCTGTAGGAAAATAGGGAGGAAGGGTGGGAAAATCTATGCATTGCTTTCCGTACGAAATGATTAGATGCGTGCAGTTTTAACCAGTGTGATCGGcaccaacacacacagacagctgcatcggaaacaaaacaaaacaaatccccCCCAGAAAATTGCAATAGTCTGTTGTAGGATAGCTCAGTGAAAACTTTTCAGATTATTGTTTGACCTGCATGAAAACACTCtctcgcgcgcgcacacacacacacacattcaagtgAAACAAGGTGAGCAATATGCaatatgtatgcatgtgtgtgctccAGAGAGAATGATTGTGAATTTCACACAATATTGTACAGTTGTTCACAACTCTCCTTCCCCCTTGTATTCTATAAGGCTGGATTTACACGGCACGGCTCAAGTGAGACAATTCCGATTTGTTTTGGTGGCACCATTCGGATAAAGACGCAGTACTGGAAACAGGCGATAAAAATGCAAGTTTTGATCGATGTATTTGGGAGGTTTTGACAAAAGCGGGCTTATATATCCAAACTAAAGTTTTGGTATGTGGGGAAAGAGCGATAGCCACAGTTGGCAGGCCacctcccaaaaaaacaaaaacaaacattccaTTGGAATTGGGCACTTCTCCCTGCAGTGTAAATCCAAAGAGGTATGGAAGCTTCCATGGCGATGACGGCTTTTCTTTCTATGAAATGACGAGACTGATGTACAGCAGAGCAAAGACAATAATTGCGAGAAGTCAACGGACTGGGCAAGTAGTAGGATTTGCACTTTACAAGACAAGGACCGTCTCTGGATCGGAGAACATTGAAGTCCTACCGACATGATTGAGAACGCTGATATCAATAACAATGAAgccaataataatgataataactcaagtgttttgtgttttctttgcATGGTAGACTGACTTCAAGAACTTGCTTTTCCCCTGGAAGGCTAATTTTATCCCAAATCAATGAAAGGCCTCCTTTGCTGCTATTCTGGGTGTGCTTTTGTGTCTTTGTAGCCGTGGGGAGGCATGCAGGACAAATACCTCCTGGTGTCTTCAGCataaagcaagcaagcaagcaagcaagcaagcaagcaagcaagcgcaCAGTGCATTGGCTCGCTCCCTGCAGCTTGAAAGTGAGCAGAGCTTGTGCTATTTTTAGCCTTTTGCTTCaagaaggagagaaaaaaaagcagaggaggaggagacagAAGGAGACTTGAAAGGAGTTGATGGAGATGGAACGCAAACATATCTACAAATACACGTCGAATGAAATTGTACGTAACGTTACCTGCCGTTTTAGCTTTGGAAGTTATTTTTAGAAAAAACATCATCATTCTGTCTCCTATGTTCAGAAAAACAAACTGGGTGTGGGCTGACATTGTAAAGTATATGTGTACGAGATGCTAATTTGTGGCCACCATATATTGATTTATGGCTAGAAAAATACTAAAATGTGACATTATGCTGCAAGACCATGTtgaataactaaaaaaaaaaaaaaaaagctttttaatcTAAACAACACAGACGTACATATAGTACAATCATAATGTTTGAGGGCTGTAAcataattttatttaaataatttcattattttgttaaGCTTCATAATTATATCCATaattatcttcttttttttcgtcAACGTCATCTGGAAGGCCAGATGGGCTCAAACCTGAACTAGTAGGCAGCCGTGCTGTGCCACCAACGACAATGACAATTTTTGCCCTTAAAAGGATTACCATGAAAACAAGCTCTCTCATCTCATTCCACATTTCTCAGGAACAAGAGTTCACACGCCGCATTGTCCTTCCGAGGTTGACCCACGGGGCAAGTTCAGGTCAGCCAAGCACCCATTCCAAATCCCCTTTGAGGTTAAACGGGCGGGAGAAAAACAACCATTATAATGAACGGCTAACGTCGCTTTTGTGACCCCATGCCAACACGGAGAGCGCAATGCAATCTTAGTCGTGGACCCTGGTCACTTCAGACGACAGCATCTGAAAGCCAAATGAAGAGCGCTGGCTTGGAGTTGGGGGGTCGATAAGAGTTCAAAAGCAATAACAAATGGCCGGTCTCCCAGATACCTTTGCGAGGTGAACCCTCGATCTGGTACATTGGTAGCACTTGGGCTCCTTCTACTGGTATGCCAAAGAATCAATTGATTCAATGTTGAAACTTTAGAGTGACTTTTTTTCTGAATCCAGTACAGTACATTTATTCAGTTATACTTAATGTTGAATAAAATGTACAATTGTTAGATATTTCAAGGGCAGAAAGTATTATATGTATGTTAAGAAGGATCATTTGCACAAACTTAAAAGTACTTGTTATCGGTATCGGCAAACTGGCATCGGCATTCACTTGGTATTGATCGATACCAAAATTGCAGGTATCGCACAGCTTTAGTGTAAAGCGTGTTAGTTTGATATTGATGAAAAGAACGCACGCACTCCTGAAGAGGTCACCTTTGGTTAAGGCTACATTTTCAACTGCTTTTTATAGCTCTCATCAGAATGACTTTCATGCTCTATCGCAGTTTGGTTCCGAAGGGGGTGGGACCCCATTCGATTTTTATTTCCCTTATTTATAATTTGACTGGTTGTTCCTATTTTATGGTCATGTTTTAAAGGGGGCAGCACAGTACAGAAGTAGTTAGCACTCCTGCTTGACTGTTCGGTTCTGGGTACAAATCCTTGTCGAGACTCTAGCGCACACCCGTGACCATAATAAGGCCAAACACGAGAGAATAACGATGCCtagacaaataaaataataagaatTGATACAATGTGTGAACATTTAGTATCAATACATTGACAAAAATAGATACAGAATTGAACCAACATTTTTTGTTGCCACATTGTACAGCACCAAAAACtgccatttgaacaggggtgtgtagacttttgatttTTAGGCTAAGTTATTTTTTTACCACATGAGTTTGCTCATGTTCGATGTTTTTCcaggcgtatgtgtgtgtgtgtattagcGTCGGCGATTAGCACGGTGTGCATTGTGTGGGCTTTAAAGCTGCTCTCCTCAGATAAGACCCTCACATGGGCGTTAAATGACAGGCTCTGAAGtgttaataataacaataacacaGCTATTATTAGTCTGCCGGCATTGTGCAAAAGCTAGATGGCCTGGTGGAGGGAGCCCAAATGTAGTAATTACTTTTCAATGAAGCTGTCCTTGTTCAAAAGTACATTTCTTTTCATCCTCGTAGAGCTTTACAATGTGACtgattgccaccgaggagtcaaGTGTGCACCTTATTTCCAAAATAATCTGCAATAAATTGAAAATTAATCCAATAACGTTGATGCTGATTGCTCCAATAGTGTGTGGTACATACGTATATTGTGTGTGAATGTCTTGCAAAAGCAGTGttgtaaaaatgtgttcaaTATTATTGTGTGTTCTCAACAATAGCTAATTTAAGTGGGGTACACATACCAAATTCAAACTTCTTTTCCTCAGTGGTGGAAATCCAAATCAGCAAACGCTGATTGTTGGATGTCTCCAAAAGATTATCTTGAGCAATTGGGGTGGGAATGTAGTCCAGTTGTGCTAAAGATAAGAAGATTAAGCACACGCACACTCATAGAAAACTTCATAGTATACGTTTGAGTGGCGTGTGGATGCTTCCCAGCAGTTACTAATCAAATGACAAGAGCTAATCTGGGGTACAAGCGGGACATATGGAAGACAAATCAATGCGCGTCCAATCACAGAGCGACAGTGTCATTTAGTGCTGAGCTCCTACATATAGTAGTGTCAGATTAGATTTTACAATTTGTCGGTTGCAAGGTCTTTTTAAAGGTGAAGTCAACCCCCAAAGCATTCTTTAGAATCTGACATAGatttgttcgtgtgtctgtgtgctcgcccctcccctcccctcccctcctgtgtgcccatgatcagtgtgattattcccacctgcctctctctcgttacctgtcgtgtctataaatcctgtctgcccctcactccctgtcgggtcgtcgatgtcgtcacgtttgctgtccttgtggttcctgtctgtttcgagtctgtttctgtttgccatccctatcggtcggtcggtcggtcggtcagtctgtcagtctgtcatgttatcggtttgccagttctcgtctgtttcccttaATGCCTTGTTCcatttcccttttccctcaacagaccctggtccaagctgcacttggtcgtcctgctccacgtTCCACTCTTGATCCACGACAGAATCATAGGTTTAATGCAGCCCAAATCGTTGTAGAGATGGTGAAGGTTGCATTGCGAATGTTGTGAAATATCAATTAAATAGGAGAAATCCACTTTTGGTTTTTAGCCATTTCAGTTGGGACGCCAATTTGTCACAGTTGagaggtctcaggtcacaaccaaacacggctcaccagttttctgaagctgaattTTGTCAggaagcttgattggatttaacaaatataaaaaaaataatcattttaccTGACATGCCGACGAGAGAATTGCTTAATCAAGGCGGAGTGTTACCAGGTAAGGTTCGAACGTCAGCAGCAGGGGGAGGGTTTGATGGATGAAGGACAGGCAGAGGAAGGGGACGTCTCTGTCAGCGCTCCCGCAGGACGCTGCGGTGGAGCTCATCTTTTCGCCCTTTCCCACTGCCTCGCTCACTTTTACACACAAATCACTCGCCATCGATTTATCCCCGCTCTGCTCTGAGTCTGCCACCTCGTTCGTCTTTAACGCTGTTGTGAGTGACCTCCGTGCCACTGCTCTGACCTGTGTCGTGATACTCTTAAGATCAATGGCA contains the following coding sequences:
- the LOC125977371 gene encoding potassium voltage-gated channel subfamily A member 2, whose amino-acid sequence is MTVATGDPSDEAAAHPGHPLDYDPEADHECCERVVINISGLRFETQLKTLSQFPETLLGDPKKRMRYFDPLRNEYFFDRNRPSFDAILYYYQSGGRLRRPVNVTLDIFSEEIRFYELGDEAIEIFREDEGFIKEEERPLPDNEFQRQVWLLFEYPESSGPARIIAIISVMVILISIVSFCLETLPVFRNDEGDMHKSHAEIFSPETNTTVIRYTSTYFTDPFFILETLCIIWFSFEFLVRFFACPSKAGFFGNLMNIIDIVAIIPYFITLGTELADSPDDGQAGQQAMSLAILRVIRLVRVFRIFKLSRHSKGLQILGQTLKASMRELGLLIFFLFIGVILFSSAVYFAEADERQSQFESIPDAFWWAVVSMTTVGYGDMVPTTIGGKIVGSLCAIAGVLTIALPVPVIVSNFNYFYHRETEGEEQAQYLQVNVPKSESGEELKKSRSGSTISKSDYMEIQEAVNNSNEDFGQENLKTANCTLANTNYVNITKMLTDV